The window ttactgctatttttattttatatttatttcgtaTATCCACCAATACCCTACCCAACAAGAAATCAAATGGACTACATCCTAATAAGATCATTTTAAAGTTCCCAAAAGAAGACCCCTAAGAAAAGTCATGTCTCTAAATCCATCAAAAATCAATGACTTCCAACAAAACCTAGAAGAAGCTCTTTCTTTAGACCAAGTAGATAGTGATCGTAAGCCGTGGATATCCGATAATATGTGGACTATGATTCAACGCAGAAAAGAACATAAAAGTAGATACGGAACAAACGATGAATACAGAGCGTTTTtgaaagaaatcagaaaacagtGTCGCAAAGACAAAGCTGATTACATTTCTCAAATATGCAGAGAGATAGAGGAACATGGCTGTCGAAATGAATCGAGGAATTTATTTCAGAAGATCAAACtccttaccagagaatttaaatttcaaacgtGGTCTGTAATAGATAAATAAGGTAGGGTAAGGTAGTCTAAAGACCGATACTGACGAAATATTTTAAACGTTTTGAAACTACTGTGgcgagctatataaaaataacgaggtaccagcagaaaatcagtGGTTCTCTGACTACCCTAGAAACTATTGTCTACCAACGTGGAGTCATCAGCGAACCAAACAGGAAGCAGAGGTGGAGATAGAACGGACTGGCTAGCGTTTGATGGGTATTTTAGATGGTTGATAGAGGGGAGAAGATGCCATCGGCAGAAGGACTTGAATCAATAATAAGAGAGACTATGAGAAATTGCATAAACAGGatagatgaaaaaagaaaaatgcctTATTGGTGGTGCGAAGAGATCGCCAATAAGAGGAAGGAATGCATTGCCATCAGAAGACAGGCTACGAGGGCAAGAGATAGAGGAGAAGTAACCGAGGCTAGCAGAATGGATATGGTATACAATGCGCGAAAGAAGGAACTGAACAGAATGATCCGAGCCGAGAAAAAGAGGCACTGGAGAGAACTGTGTGACAAGTTGGATGAGGACGTTTGGGGTCACGGGTACAAAATCGTAATAAATCAGTTCAAGCTGTACCCTCTGTATGAGATGCCACTGGACAGGAAGCTTGAGGTTACCCGAGAGCTATTTCCACCCGGTCATTGGCATGGACTGCAGTGGGACGCCGAAGCTGAGCCAGCTGTACCTTTTAAACAATGCTTTTACCGTAGACGAACTCAACGAAGCGTTGAGTGCCCTAAAGACACGAAAGGCTCCGGGACTCGATGGAATACCACTAGAAGCGGTGAAACACATTGGCAGTATGGAGCCGACGTGGCTTTTGGACCACATGAATGTACTGCTTGAAACTCAGCGATTTCCGGCAAATTGGAAGATCTCGAGGCTCGTGCTACTCCCAAATGGGGGAGACAAGTATCGACCAGTTTGTCTTCTGTCGTGCATAGGTAAATTATTCGAGAGGCTCCTAAGAGGGCGAATAGACACAGTGATTGAAGAGTCAGGCGGGCTGTCACCCCGGCAGTACAGTTTCAGAAAGAACAGGAGCACGGTGGATGCGCTGATGGAAGCCAGGACCAAGAAAGAAGATAAGGCAAGATGAGAAGAGGGAGATTGAATATGAACATGATtttatgagatcaataaaatttatcacttccactGACTAAGTCACTATTGAGTTTCCTTTGTTAGAGCCTAATATTCAAAATCTATATATCACAAAATTCCGATTTTTTgaaattgtttgattttttgaCAACAAACATTTGAAATAAGCCTAAAAAACACTGAAttaaaactttcacattacaaacgatctaaaacgtttaaaactgcttttttgaCAGCACAAGTAACTAACTACTATTTTGGAAATAACATGCTGAAAATTTAAATCGACTCTTTTATTAAAGCACATATTATATTTTCATAGTCATAGTTAACATTGTAAAAGAAAAAGCTtcttaattttcaaaattataaatatattttattaagatACTAAAATAGGGACTACAGTATCATATTTATTACATTAAGAAATTTGGTTTAGATTATATAAAGAGATCAACAACAAGTGTTAATAATATCACAATGGTGCATCCTGTCCTTATTTATTCAATCTTTTAACACATACGAAACTATTTCTAGTGTAGTATGGATTATTATAGTCTATTAAAATTGCGTATTATCTTCAATaagtagaataaaaatagtaacaaGTAGAAAAGTGAAAGGATAATCGCATAATAAAAACGTTTGTCATGATACCTTAATTATAAAAAAACCAAATTGGATTTCTTAGCTTATAAATTTTTCATGTAAACATGCCCAATTTTTTAGGCGTAGTTCGATCTATATCTACAAAGTTTTATAGCTACTATCAATCTCGGAAATTTCCATTTTATTCTCATGAATTTTcgatttaattgtaattaaaacacgATACAACTAACGAAAATCGTTAAAGCAAATCCAATGTTATGATCTGtcaagaaatttttaataatagtAAGTGGTAAGAATATGATTTATACCTCACTGTGGGAAATGTCATTGTGAAGAGATTGTCACCTTTGATAATAGACGATTCAAATAAAATATGCTATCAAAAGCTCTAAACACAATTATTCAGCTGGATTAGACAAAATACctgtagaactgttaaaactagcgGAAGAgaataacttggaagtattggcagatttgtttaacacggtgtacgatacTGGAATAATACCGCAAAAGTGGCTAAAGTAAGCGTTTGTAActatccctaaaaaacaagcagcaaaagagtgctctgactatcgaacactgagcctcttgaaccatactttaaaagtactgcttaAAGTATTACGCAAGCGAATCTATGAAAAGTTAGAGGAGATTAATGAGATGCAGTTcaggttccgaaatggaatggatactggagaaggactatttgccatcaacacaTACTGATTCAGCGATATTGAGATGTAAACGTTGACCTACACTTGTGTTTTATTGACTACAAAGAAGCTTTCAATAGAGTACGACATGAAAAattaatatcaatacttatgaatagcatcataaagataatccaaacattatattggaaccaaagtgccatagttcaaattgatgggcaacagtCAGACGAAATAAAGAGCTGTAGAGGAGCTATACATTGAATATATTCGTGTTTActccaataaaaacattagagGGAACACGgactacgagtccgacaccattaTGAGGGTAGCGCGTTGCACGAAGCATCGCGGGGCTCCACCCTCCctgtagtacctgtgttgcgattacgaACGCCCGTCCGTTATTCCCCCCGGGCGGAAAGGTGAACACAGGTAGAGGAATTctacctcgcacgtagacaggtaaCCGCCGAGGATCTTTCCTCTATCACTCTTGTATCTCCCAAGGTGGGTACGTGTCATGTCTCAGCACCCTTAATGGGGAAGGAGTGCGTCAGAGTcacagctcgttcaacctcatcTGGTTCTTGTGgaaatgagagtagagtggtcccacgagagtctcgtctcggacactaggagtgtagaccggtgaccgtaacGCCGAAGCGCCCTGCGTGCgattctacaaacccgacacctcaaacaACGGCTCTCCACTTCTCATttccttcccattagtcgcctcttacgacaggcagggtaaattgcctcggccgtattcttatctccgccaGCCGAACGGAGAGAGGAGCTATACAGGGATGCGTTTTATCACCCAtgttgtttaacttatattctcaagaaattttcaaaaacacgtttaataatatcaaagcgggagttaccgttaactaATCGAAAGCTTAAGTCTGAATAgcgctgagatgggaattactataaacgctaaaaaaacaaaatataggtATGCTAATAgacaaaaaaaacacaaaatatacaCCACAATATTAACAAttaatggtaacgtgatagatcAAGTAGACAAATATCAGTAGGTACTTGGGAACCttcatcaatgaaaccaatgatcatactgcagaaataaacaggcgaatagagattgccagattagcatttatacgaatgaagccacccCTAACGTGCAGAAATCTTAATTTGGACATCAGTATGTACTGTGGTACTATGGACATCAGACTACATACCATTCAGTGtaaatgcagatcgattgatttgtttagagcagcaagttcaaaaataaaaatagccattatgattgccaacatGCCAACCTCCATAGGGAGACGTCACTTCTTTAAGAAGATGCTCTTTTTATCCTTTTGAAAAATTCTTCTGCTGTCATAGTGATCGACCTAACAATTAGAAATACAGTTATGCATATAATATACATGTATAAAGTCTAGTTATGTACCTATTTAGATGGTTTATTGCAGAATAATCAGTAAATcaatactatttttttataatcaGACGAAGATTGATTTGATTCATGAAGAATTCCTTGTACTTACGCAATCTTAAGTTTAGTATTGTAAAAATGTCTAGAAAATGTTTAGTACATTAATGAAGTCTCGTTTGTCTGCGTCAATTCTTCATACATAAAATGTAGAATGTAGAACAGGGCTACGTTTCAAAATACCGTAGTTAAAGTTCAGTTAAAAAATCGCATGACCATGAACAAAAATAACGCCCAACTCTAATCTGTCTAAAGTTCATAACTCATAACCTTAAACCCAATAAAAAATAAGTTGTCAGACAccaaaaaacgaaataaaaatttcagtaatattaaaaaatatttttatgatgaaaaaataattatttttgtgagTATTctgttttacttttacttttgatcaatttaatttgtatttacgTCAAATTATTAGAGATAAGATTAGGTTATTTTCACTTGTTTCTGGTCTTTATAAAAAACGGGcctaatataataatttttctagcGATTCAATCAAGAAACAGAAAATACGAACGGTTAAGATGTCCGAAGCATTCATTGAACACGAAAAATCCTCCCACAGTGTAATTTCCCTTGATTCCAGCAAAGACATTCTAGAAGAATCTGACATACCCGACCTAGAACCAATTAGCTCAAGTGAAGACAATATCAGTAAAAACGATGAAATTGAAAATATacccgaagaagaaaaagaaaaaagcaaggaACCTGAAGAACCTAAACCAGAATGGGTTGATCTTCTTGGCAGTGGGGCTATTATGAAAAAGATCATTGCTGAAGGTAAACCAGACACTAGACCACAAAGAAGCGAAAAGTGCATTATAAATTACAGTTGCTACCTTGAAGATGAGACTTTAGTGGACAGTGCTGATAATTTCGAACTAAATTTAGGAGAATctgatgtaatttttattttttattaatatttactcAAATTTGATTTAAAAGTGCCAAATTTGATTGACAGTTAActatttgttttgtttatataTCTAATTATTATATTTGTAAGTTGCTTATGTAATTTTAGGTAATACAAGGACTTGATGTTTCCTTAGGACTTATGAATATTGGAGAAAAATGTAGGTTAAAAATTGAACCCAGGCTGGCCTTTGGCAAAAAAGGATTGCCTTCAAAAATTCCAGGAGATAGCTTAGTTATCTATGATGTAGAGCTAGTAAATGTTGAACCAGACGATGATGTTGATATGATGCCTATTACTTTGAGAAGAGTTAAAGGGTAAATATTTTATGACATGTCCTTTTGCTAGTTTAAATAAACTATATTTCAATATATGAAAATTTCAGCAACAAAAAGAGAGAAAGAGGGAATTGGTGGTATACTAGAGGAGAAAACAATATAGCCATTCAGTGTTACAGAAGAGCACTAGATTATTTAGATGAAGTGGAGGGTGGAGATCAATCTAAAGGTGAAATATCAGATTCAGACTTGCAGAGTATTTTGGAAGACAGAGTGAGTGTTTGTAATAATATGGCAGCTGCACAAATAAAAATGGAAATGTACAGTGCTGCCCTTAATTCCTTACAAGTGGTACTTAGATGCCAACCTAATAACGTTAAAGCACATTATAGGAAAGCCATGGTAAGTATTTTTACAAAACTATTTATTGAGGGAagtgtaaaaattttcaaaagaagACATTAAGAGAACTTCAGCAATAGCTAAATATAAGAAGAATCATACGTAAAAATAATCTAGTTATTTCATATATTAATGGGGTAGAGCTCAACCAAAGTAGGGATTCATATTAATATAAGGTGCTGGAAACTCATCCTCAcctcagtggcgcacccagaatttgtcttagggggggggttttgaaatttttttatactacctccatgttgagtccctacaatttgggttttagtttaattgaaagtactaaagatagcagttccgaagattcaggtatctattcaGGTATCTATCTATTAGatacctaccaactaaaaccaccctctcttacttatgcgcagttgactgtcgcacgtaccgtactccgaaagtgggatggccactgtaaggcttacgacatttttggaacactcccttctcttatctagatcttatctattgttctgaagctattttc is drawn from Diabrotica undecimpunctata isolate CICGRU chromosome 5, icDiaUnde3, whole genome shotgun sequence and contains these coding sequences:
- the zda gene encoding peptidyl-prolyl cis-trans isomerase FKBP8; translated protein: MSEAFIEHEKSSHSVISLDSSKDILEESDIPDLEPISSSEDNISKNDEIENIPEEEKEKSKEPEEPKPEWVDLLGSGAIMKKIIAEGKPDTRPQRSEKCIINYSCYLEDETLVDSADNFELNLGESDVIQGLDVSLGLMNIGEKCRLKIEPRLAFGKKGLPSKIPGDSLVIYDVELVNVEPDDDVDMMPITLRRVKGNKKRERGNWWYTRGENNIAIQCYRRALDYLDEVEGGDQSKGEISDSDLQSILEDRVSVCNNMAAAQIKMEMYSAALNSLQVVLRCQPNNVKAHYRKAMAYKGQNDLTTAMKCLQKAKEYAPNDPDIQKEINAMTKLIQKQKNSEKELAKRMFNGTAKPESNNKSSKKSSGGKFIVWATLGAALAVGAAGVFAYRLKI